TTCGAACAGGTCGTCGCGCATGCGCTCATCGCGCAGCGGGATGCCGCTGCTGACCGAGTCCATCTCGATGCGCAGTGCCGCCGCCCCCTTGCGGTCCACCGTGCCATGCAAAACCAGGAAGCGATGCACTTCGGCAGTGTCGCCGTTCTTGCCGCTGATGAACGATAACCGTGAGGATTCACCATCGAGATGCCAGTTGGCATGGGCGGGCAGGCACAAAGCCAGCAACAGGACGGGCAAAAGACGGGGCAGCTTGAACATGACAGATCTCGTGAAACTTGACCGCCAACCTTAACCGCCCACCGTCATGGCAGCAAGCGGCAACCCTCCTGAGCGCCCTGCCAGGCCGCCCGGCTATCCTGGCCCAGCCCGGCGGCGCTGACACTGCGCAGCTGGCTGTTTTCCTCCAGTTCGCTCAAGGGTAGCCACTGTTTCACGTAAGCGCGGCAATACGCCTGCTCGAAACCCATGACGAAGCGGCACGAGCAGTATTCCTTGGCCGAGTAGGCCGACAGGATACCGGGGAAGTCCACCAGCGCCTGGCGCTCCAGCCAGGCCCAGCCGAGCAGCACGACGACCATCAGCAACCCCAGGCGCTTCATGTGCCCTCCCCGGGCAGTGCCGCCAGCACCCGCTTGAGCAACTCGTTATGGCTGTAGCTGCCATCGCGATCATCACCGTAGCGCACGATCACCAGCTTGTGTGTGGGCACTATGTAAAGGGCCTGGCCCCAGTGGCCGAGGGCTGCGTAGGTGTCCGGCGGCACGTCGGGCCAAGGCCGTGCCTGGCCTGCGAGGGGCTGGTTCAGCCACCAGTGACCGCCAGGGTTGGCTTCGCCGGGGAGTGCCTGGGCCGGAGTGAACAAGGTGCGGTTGAATGCTATCCAGCTAGCGGGCAGCAACTGACGCAACTTCCAACGCCCTTCGCGCTGCATCAACAGGCCGATGCGCGCCAGGTCGCGGGCGCTGAGATAAAGATAGGACGAACCGACCAGGCTCCCCGCACCATCGCGCTCCCAGACGGCGCTGTCGATGCCGAGCGGGGCGAACAACGCTTGCCAGGGGTAATCGGCGTAGGCCCCAGCGTCGAGCATGCCGCGCAAGGCGGCAGCCAGCAGGTTGCTGTCGCCGCTCGAGTAGAGGAAACGTTGGCCGGGTTTGTCGACGGCGCTGCGCGCGGCGGCATAGGCCGCCATATCGTTGCGCCCTCGCGTGTAGAGCATGGCCACCACCGAAGACTTCAGCGGCGCGTATTCGTAGTCCTCCTGCCATTGCAGCCCACTGGCCCAGTGCAGCAGGTCGGCCATGCGCACTTCGGGGTGGGCCTGCATGGGGGCGTAGTAGCGCGATACCGGGTCCTGCAACTGAAAGCGGCCCTCGCCCTGGACGACGCCCAATACGGTGGCCAGTACGCTCTTGCTGACCGACCAGGTCAGGTGAGCGGTCTTGGCAGTGGTGGGTGTGCTGTAGCGCTCATGGATGATGCGGCCGTCGCGGATGATCAACAGGGCGTCCGTGCGGATGCCGCTGCGGTCGCCGGGGTTGCGTTGCGCGAAGGCGTAGGAGTCGACGGCTTGCCAGTCGCTGACGGTGGCGTCGATCAGCCAGTCAGGGTCGGGCCAGTCTTGCGCACAGACGGGCAGGATGGTCATGCCAATGATGGCCAAGAGGGTCTTGAGCATGGGGGCCTTTGGAGCCGCTGCGCAGCCCCAGGTATCAAAGGGTGAGGGTGTCAGAAATTTTGTGTTCGGGCATAACAT
The Pseudomonas sp. KU43P genome window above contains:
- a CDS encoding amidase, yielding MKRLGLLMVVVLLGWAWLERQALVDFPGILSAYSAKEYCSCRFVMGFEQAYCRAYVKQWLPLSELEENSQLRSVSAAGLGQDSRAAWQGAQEGCRLLP
- a CDS encoding serine hydrolase domain-containing protein, producing the protein MLKTLLAIIGMTILPVCAQDWPDPDWLIDATVSDWQAVDSYAFAQRNPGDRSGIRTDALLIIRDGRIIHERYSTPTTAKTAHLTWSVSKSVLATVLGVVQGEGRFQLQDPVSRYYAPMQAHPEVRMADLLHWASGLQWQEDYEYAPLKSSVVAMLYTRGRNDMAAYAAARSAVDKPGQRFLYSSGDSNLLAAALRGMLDAGAYADYPWQALFAPLGIDSAVWERDGAGSLVGSSYLYLSARDLARIGLLMQREGRWKLRQLLPASWIAFNRTLFTPAQALPGEANPGGHWWLNQPLAGQARPWPDVPPDTYAALGHWGQALYIVPTHKLVIVRYGDDRDGSYSHNELLKRVLAALPGEGT